Proteins found in one Agaribacterium sp. ZY112 genomic segment:
- a CDS encoding DUF2175 domain-containing protein has product MKCLYCNAPVFGRDGITIAGKGPAHQKCYQADQALKRTFQHLKISELNDQELVELKDLILAEENDRKRSDDDDGIELF; this is encoded by the coding sequence ATGAAATGCCTCTATTGTAATGCGCCTGTATTTGGTCGAGACGGGATTACGATTGCAGGTAAGGGGCCTGCTCATCAGAAGTGTTATCAGGCGGATCAAGCACTTAAGCGTACGTTTCAGCACTTAAAAATTTCTGAGTTGAACGATCAAGAGTTAGTAGAGCTAAAAGATCTTATTCTTGCTGAAGAGAATGATAGAAAACGCAGTGACGATGATGACGGTATTGAACTTTTTTAG
- a CDS encoding VOC family protein, whose amino-acid sequence MLNSIHHAAIICSDYQRSKHFYSVVLGLKVIAENYREQRESYKLDLALPDGGQIELFSFPNRPARPSYPEAQGLRHLAFSVTDIDQAKAHLQAQGIELEAIRIDEYTGKRYTFFSDPDGLPLELYEQARGNS is encoded by the coding sequence GTGCTTAACTCCATTCATCACGCTGCGATTATTTGCTCGGATTATCAGCGCTCCAAACACTTTTACAGTGTGGTGCTTGGCTTAAAAGTGATCGCTGAAAACTACCGTGAGCAGCGAGAGTCCTATAAATTAGACTTGGCTTTGCCTGATGGCGGTCAAATTGAGCTCTTCTCTTTTCCTAATCGGCCAGCAAGGCCGAGCTATCCAGAGGCTCAAGGGCTTAGGCATCTTGCCTTTTCTGTGACTGATATCGATCAGGCAAAGGCGCATTTACAAGCACAGGGCATTGAGCTTGAAGCGATTCGTATCGATGAATACACCGGCAAACGTTACACTTTTTTTAGCGATCCGGATGGCCTTCCGCTAGAGTTATATGAACAAGCCCGTGGGAATAGCTAA
- a CDS encoding CopD family protein codes for MYGVLLLLHLIAACIWTGGHIVLSVVVLPAVLKNRSAKQLLDFESVYEKIGMPALVVQVITGLLLAHRMLPDVSMWFDMSIPVAHGIAAKLSLLCLTLLFAVDARFRVIPKLSQEGVEHRYLVDMAWHIVPVTIFSVLFVVAGVSFRAGWLL; via the coding sequence ATGTATGGTGTGTTGCTGCTACTGCATCTTATTGCAGCGTGTATTTGGACGGGCGGCCATATCGTCTTGTCTGTTGTTGTTTTACCGGCTGTATTAAAAAATCGCTCGGCTAAGCAGTTGCTTGATTTTGAGTCTGTTTATGAAAAAATCGGCATGCCTGCTTTGGTGGTCCAGGTCATAACGGGCTTGTTGCTAGCCCACCGTATGTTGCCCGATGTCAGTATGTGGTTTGATATGTCTATTCCTGTCGCTCACGGCATTGCCGCAAAGCTCAGTTTATTGTGCTTAACCTTATTATTTGCGGTTGATGCGCGCTTTCGTGTTATTCCAAAGTTGTCACAAGAAGGTGTCGAGCATCGTTACTTGGTTGATATGGCCTGGCATATTGTGCCGGTGACGATATTCTCAGTATTATTTGTTGTAGCTGGCGTCTCGTTTAGAGCCGGTTGGCTTTTATAA
- a CDS encoding cysteine-rich CWC family protein, which produces MVKLVDSPTDQVKFYKPSEQPLVYAACCPLCGKANDCMHVKQKASSCWCSEPNFTFPEALLKTLPDDAKSKVCICRNCVEAFIQT; this is translated from the coding sequence ATGGTAAAGCTTGTTGATAGCCCAACTGATCAGGTTAAGTTTTATAAACCCAGTGAGCAGCCTCTAGTCTATGCTGCGTGTTGCCCATTATGTGGCAAGGCTAATGACTGTATGCATGTAAAGCAGAAGGCCTCTTCATGCTGGTGCAGCGAGCCTAATTTTACTTTTCCTGAGGCCTTACTTAAAACTCTTCCCGATGACGCTAAAAGTAAAGTCTGTATCTGCCGTAACTGTGTTGAAGCATTTATACAGACATAA